From one Catellatospora sp. IY07-71 genomic stretch:
- a CDS encoding acyl-CoA dehydrogenase family protein, with protein sequence MDFSYDERTEQLRAELLDFMEQHVYPAEAVAEHQLREIAPWTTPPVMEELKTEARKRGLWNLFLPNNPLGAGLTNLQYAPLAEISGRSGHLAPEAMNCAAPDTGNMEVLSMFGTAEQQERWLKPLLAGEIRSAFCMTEPEVASSDATNITTRIERDGDHYVINGRKWWSSGAMNPRCEIFIVMGKTDPSAERHRQQSQILVPRNTPGVEIHRGMHVFGYDDGWHGGHAEITFTDVRVPVTNLIAGEGEGFAIAQARLGPGRIHHCMRLIGMAERALELMCRRAQDRVAFGRTLASQGVVGEWIAEARVRIEQARLLVLKTAWLMDTVGNKGAHTEIQAIKIVVPEMAGWVLDKAIQLHGAGGVSQDFPLAHMWASARTLRLADGPDEVHKASLAKRELRKYGS encoded by the coding sequence ATGGACTTCTCGTACGACGAGCGCACCGAGCAGCTGCGTGCGGAGCTGCTCGACTTCATGGAGCAGCACGTGTATCCGGCTGAGGCGGTCGCCGAGCACCAGCTCCGCGAGATCGCGCCGTGGACCACACCGCCGGTGATGGAGGAGCTGAAGACCGAGGCCCGCAAGCGCGGCCTGTGGAACCTGTTCCTGCCGAACAATCCGCTCGGCGCGGGGCTCACGAATCTGCAGTACGCGCCGCTGGCCGAGATCAGCGGGCGCAGCGGGCACCTGGCGCCCGAGGCGATGAACTGTGCCGCCCCGGACACCGGCAACATGGAGGTGCTCTCCATGTTCGGCACCGCCGAGCAGCAGGAGCGCTGGCTCAAGCCGCTGCTGGCGGGCGAGATCCGGTCGGCGTTCTGCATGACCGAGCCGGAGGTCGCCTCCTCCGACGCCACCAACATCACCACCCGGATCGAGCGCGACGGCGACCACTACGTGATCAACGGGCGCAAGTGGTGGTCGTCGGGGGCGATGAACCCGCGCTGCGAGATCTTCATCGTGATGGGCAAGACCGACCCGTCCGCCGAGCGGCACCGGCAGCAGAGCCAGATCCTGGTGCCCCGGAACACGCCCGGCGTGGAGATCCACCGCGGCATGCACGTGTTCGGCTACGACGACGGCTGGCACGGCGGCCACGCCGAGATCACCTTCACCGACGTTCGGGTGCCCGTCACGAACCTGATCGCGGGTGAGGGCGAGGGGTTCGCCATCGCGCAGGCGCGGCTCGGGCCGGGGCGCATCCACCACTGCATGCGGCTGATCGGGATGGCGGAGCGGGCGCTGGAGCTGATGTGCCGGCGTGCGCAGGATCGCGTCGCGTTCGGGCGTACCCTGGCCAGCCAGGGTGTGGTCGGCGAGTGGATCGCCGAGGCGCGGGTGCGCATCGAGCAGGCCCGGCTGCTGGTGCTGAAGACCGCGTGGCTGATGGACACCGTCGGCAACAAGGGTGCGCACACCGAGATCCAGGCCATCAAGATCGTGGTGCCGGAGATGGCGGGATGGGTGCTCGACAAGGCGATCCAGCTGCACGGCGCGGGCGGCGTCAGCCAGGACTTCCCGCTGGCGCACATGTGGGCGTCCGCGCGTACGCTGCGACTGGCCGACGGGCCGGACGAGGTGCACAAGGCCTCGCTGGCCAAGCGTGAGCTGCGCAAGTACGGGAGCTGA
- a CDS encoding MaoC family dehydratase: MSFASLDEVRAAAGTVVSTSDWLEIDQKRVDMFAEATGDLQWIHTDPARAAQGPFGTTIAHGYLTLSLIPLLAGDALRVPGVTMGVNYGTNKVRFPAPVPVGSRVRAVVKLLSVEDVTGGVQLTSQVTIEREGGDKPVCVAETVSRMYV, from the coding sequence ATGAGCTTCGCCTCCCTGGACGAGGTGCGCGCCGCCGCCGGGACCGTGGTCAGCACCAGCGACTGGCTGGAGATAGACCAGAAGCGCGTCGACATGTTCGCCGAGGCCACCGGCGACCTGCAGTGGATCCACACGGATCCGGCGCGCGCCGCGCAGGGCCCGTTCGGCACCACCATCGCGCACGGCTACCTGACCCTGTCGCTGATTCCGCTGCTGGCCGGCGACGCGCTGCGGGTGCCGGGCGTGACCATGGGCGTCAACTACGGCACGAACAAGGTCCGCTTTCCCGCCCCGGTGCCGGTCGGCTCGCGGGTGCGGGCCGTGGTCAAGCTGCTCTCGGTCGAGGACGTGACCGGCGGCGTGCAGCTCACCTCGCAGGTGACCATCGAGCGCGAGGGCGGCGACAAGCCGGTCTGCGTCGCCGAGACCGTCTCCCGGATGTACGTCTGA
- a CDS encoding phosphotransferase family protein, with product MTDPKGLDLAALRAFLDRARPGLVAGELSGELIPGGKSNLTYRVGDGAQRWVVRRPPLGHVLSTAHDMSREYRVISALGGTRVPVPRTVALCDDTEVIGAPFYVMEHVDGTVWRTAEQTATLGAERVTSLSLALMDVLADLHSVDPAAVGLADFGKPEGYLARQLRRWSTQLQHSHNRELPGLRELHDDLAARMPAQAAQASILHGDYRLDNCIVGPGDQLRAVLDWEMATIGDPLADLGLFLCYWRMWTEPVMDGLFGTPPPPGIFPSAAQMSARYAARRGTDLSELPWYVAFAHFKLVGILEGIHYRYLAGQTVGEGFDRVGAMVPRLITLGRGILQEA from the coding sequence ATGACGGATCCGAAGGGCCTCGATCTGGCCGCGCTGCGGGCGTTCCTGGACCGGGCGCGGCCGGGGCTGGTCGCGGGTGAGCTGAGCGGGGAACTGATCCCGGGCGGCAAGTCCAACCTGACCTACCGCGTCGGCGACGGCGCGCAGCGCTGGGTGGTGCGCCGCCCGCCGCTGGGCCACGTGCTGTCCACCGCCCACGACATGTCCCGGGAGTACCGGGTGATCTCCGCGCTGGGCGGCACCCGGGTGCCGGTGCCGCGCACGGTCGCGCTGTGCGACGACACCGAGGTGATCGGCGCGCCGTTCTACGTGATGGAGCACGTGGACGGGACGGTGTGGCGGACCGCCGAGCAGACCGCGACGCTGGGCGCGGAGCGGGTGACCTCGCTGTCGCTGGCGCTGATGGACGTGCTGGCCGACCTGCACTCCGTGGACCCCGCCGCGGTGGGGCTGGCCGACTTCGGCAAGCCGGAGGGCTACCTGGCCCGGCAGCTGCGCCGGTGGAGCACCCAGCTGCAGCACTCGCACAACCGGGAGCTGCCCGGTCTGCGGGAACTGCACGACGACCTGGCGGCGCGGATGCCCGCGCAGGCGGCGCAGGCGTCGATCCTGCACGGCGACTACCGGCTGGACAACTGCATCGTCGGGCCGGGCGACCAGCTCCGGGCGGTGCTCGACTGGGAGATGGCCACCATCGGCGATCCGCTGGCCGACCTGGGCCTGTTCCTCTGCTACTGGCGCATGTGGACCGAGCCGGTGATGGACGGCCTGTTCGGTACGCCGCCGCCGCCGGGCATCTTCCCGTCCGCCGCGCAGATGTCGGCCCGGTACGCCGCCCGGCGCGGCACGGACCTGTCCGAGCTGCCGTGGTACGTCGCGTTCGCGCACTTCAAGCTCGTCGGGATCCTCGAAGGGATCCACTACCGCTATCTCGCCGGGCAGACCGTCGGCGAGGGCTTCGACCGGGTCGGCGCCATGGTGCCGCGCCTGATCACCCTCGGCCGCGGCATCCTCCAGGAGGCATGA
- a CDS encoding ArsR family transcriptional regulator, whose protein sequence is MFRIHFTQRDVSAVRILAEPSPLWEITLSCHMLAKRNEDPLLAGWHRTARGTLQQGLPLRDSVDLFIHLNWAHGDFPDLLTPGPAGAGVDDGLEVVARTPTRQLTQEVSTVARQRGNLMTAARDLAAGRADAMGQLVTGMRDYFEAVIRPQWPAVTASFGADLDMRTRCMATGGVAAMLNGLHPSVRFDGSVLTITDYPGERDLFLEGRGMVLVPSFFKRRSRPLTLIDPQLPPVLVYPVDRSPGMLAARQTEALSALLGRSRAAILELCAAGGSTTSIAAQLSQSPSTISEHLSVLRNAGLVASDRRGNAMLHRLRPLGTAMLEGQAPSGTAG, encoded by the coding sequence ATGTTCCGTATTCACTTCACACAGCGCGACGTCAGCGCCGTCCGCATCCTCGCCGAGCCCTCTCCCCTGTGGGAGATCACGCTGAGCTGCCACATGCTGGCCAAGCGCAATGAGGACCCGCTGCTGGCCGGCTGGCACCGCACCGCCCGGGGCACCCTCCAGCAGGGACTGCCGCTGCGCGACAGCGTGGACCTGTTCATCCATCTCAACTGGGCCCACGGCGACTTCCCCGACCTGCTCACCCCCGGCCCCGCCGGCGCCGGCGTCGACGACGGCCTCGAGGTCGTCGCCCGCACCCCCACCCGGCAGCTCACCCAGGAGGTGAGCACCGTCGCCCGGCAGCGCGGCAACCTGATGACCGCCGCCCGCGACCTCGCCGCCGGGCGCGCCGACGCCATGGGCCAGCTGGTCACCGGCATGCGCGACTACTTCGAGGCGGTCATCCGCCCGCAGTGGCCGGCCGTCACCGCGTCGTTCGGCGCGGACCTCGACATGCGCACCCGCTGCATGGCGACGGGCGGGGTCGCCGCCATGCTGAACGGGCTGCACCCGTCGGTGCGGTTCGACGGCAGCGTGCTGACCATCACCGACTACCCCGGCGAACGCGACCTGTTCCTGGAGGGCCGCGGCATGGTCCTCGTGCCGTCGTTCTTCAAGCGCCGCTCCCGGCCGCTGACGCTGATCGACCCGCAGCTGCCGCCGGTGCTGGTGTATCCGGTCGACCGGTCTCCGGGGATGCTCGCCGCGCGGCAGACCGAGGCGCTGTCCGCGCTGCTCGGGCGCAGCCGCGCCGCGATCCTGGAGCTGTGCGCGGCGGGCGGCTCGACGACCTCCATCGCCGCGCAGCTGAGCCAGTCGCCGAGCACCATCAGCGAGCACCTCAGCGTGCTGCGCAACGCCGGGCTGGTGGCCAGCGACCGGCGCGGCAACGCCATGCTGCACCGGCTGCGGCCGCTCGGCACCGCAATGCTGGAGGGCCAGGCCCCGAGCGGGACCGCGGGCTGA
- a CDS encoding NADPH:quinone oxidoreductase family protein has product MAATMRAWQATAHGEPRDVMRLGDVEIPEPGPDQLLVRVRATALNFPDVLLCRGQYQARPPLPFTPGVELCGDVVSFGAVVKGFGEGDRIIGTTSLPHGGLAEYALVDAPDAFLAPTALDDVHAAAMHIAYQTGWFSLHRRANLQPGETLLVHAAAGGVGSAAIQLGKAAGAHVIAVTGGAEKAAVAAKLGADLVIDRREQDFVAAVKAATGGRGADVIFDPVGGDAYAGSAKCVAFEGRILVVGFAGGTVPSPGLNHALVKNYSIVGVHWGLYRQLDPALVTEAHGRLCELAAERVVQPLIGGVLDLGEAAEGLTRLGAGETVGRLVVRP; this is encoded by the coding sequence ATGGCCGCGACGATGCGCGCTTGGCAGGCGACCGCGCACGGCGAGCCGCGCGACGTGATGCGCCTGGGCGACGTCGAGATTCCCGAGCCGGGCCCCGACCAGCTGCTGGTACGCGTCCGCGCGACCGCGCTGAACTTCCCCGACGTGCTGCTGTGCCGGGGGCAGTACCAGGCGCGCCCGCCGCTGCCGTTCACGCCGGGAGTCGAGCTGTGCGGCGACGTCGTGTCGTTCGGGGCGGTCGTGAAGGGCTTCGGCGAGGGCGACCGGATCATCGGCACGACCTCGCTGCCGCACGGCGGCCTGGCCGAGTACGCGCTGGTCGACGCGCCGGACGCGTTCCTGGCACCGACCGCGCTGGACGACGTGCACGCGGCCGCCATGCACATCGCGTACCAGACGGGCTGGTTCTCGCTGCATCGCCGCGCGAATCTGCAGCCGGGCGAGACGCTGCTGGTGCACGCGGCGGCGGGCGGGGTCGGCAGCGCCGCGATCCAGCTGGGCAAGGCCGCGGGGGCGCACGTCATCGCGGTGACCGGCGGCGCGGAGAAGGCCGCGGTGGCCGCGAAGCTCGGCGCTGACCTGGTCATCGACCGCCGCGAGCAGGACTTCGTGGCAGCGGTGAAGGCGGCGACGGGCGGCCGCGGCGCGGACGTGATCTTCGACCCGGTGGGCGGCGACGCGTACGCGGGCTCGGCCAAGTGCGTCGCCTTCGAGGGCCGCATCCTGGTCGTCGGCTTCGCCGGGGGCACGGTCCCGAGCCCCGGCCTCAACCACGCGCTGGTCAAGAACTACTCGATCGTCGGCGTGCACTGGGGCCTGTACCGGCAGCTCGACCCGGCGCTGGTCACCGAGGCGCACGGGCGGCTGTGCGAGCTGGCCGCCGAGCGGGTGGTGCAGCCGCTGATCGGCGGCGTGCTCGACCTCGGCGAGGCCGCCGAGGGCCTGACCCGGCTCGGCGCGGGCGAGACCGTCGGACGCCTGGTGGTGCGGCCGTGA
- a CDS encoding GntR family transcriptional regulator: MPADLPAYLQIAAELRGRIVAGELAPGAKLPSESRLMTRFGVSNTVTKRAIAVLKAEGLVEGRHGSGVYVRRVRRLVRDSQGRDQRRRGGSTSPFARDVTSSGQRPGWEHESAEVGCPDAIAARLGVEPGDPVLRTRYRYLADGSPIQLATSYEPLAITRGTPVELPEDGAAVGVVARMDAIGVRIDECVEEVIARAAHPDEIERLHLPSAGALMMVVQRTYHAAGRPVETADIVMAADRYQLRYRWPVE, translated from the coding sequence CGAACTGCGCGGCCGCATCGTCGCGGGAGAGCTGGCACCCGGCGCGAAGCTGCCCAGCGAGAGCCGGCTGATGACCCGGTTCGGGGTCTCGAACACGGTCACCAAGCGCGCCATCGCCGTACTGAAGGCCGAGGGCCTCGTCGAGGGCAGGCACGGCTCCGGCGTGTACGTCCGCCGCGTGCGCCGCCTCGTCCGCGACTCGCAGGGCCGGGACCAGCGCCGCCGCGGCGGCTCTACCTCGCCGTTCGCGCGGGACGTCACCTCCTCCGGGCAGCGGCCCGGCTGGGAGCACGAATCGGCCGAGGTCGGCTGCCCCGACGCGATCGCGGCCCGGCTCGGCGTCGAGCCCGGCGACCCGGTGCTGCGCACCCGCTACCGCTACCTTGCCGACGGCAGCCCGATCCAGCTCGCGACGAGCTACGAGCCGCTGGCCATCACCCGGGGCACCCCGGTGGAGCTGCCCGAGGACGGCGCCGCGGTGGGCGTCGTGGCCCGCATGGACGCGATCGGCGTACGCATCGACGAGTGCGTCGAGGAGGTCATCGCCCGCGCGGCGCACCCCGACGAGATCGAACGCCTGCACCTGCCCTCGGCCGGCGCCCTGATGATGGTCGTCCAGCGCACGTACCACGCCGCCGGCCGTCCGGTCGAGACCGCCGACATCGTCATGGCCGCCGACCGCTACCAGCTCCGCTACCGCTGGCCCGTCGAGTAG
- a CDS encoding TetR/AcrR family transcriptional regulator, whose product MDTTAADLDEVEMLERAWHDVTPAPARRLLIAAVQAFGERGYHATTTRDIANRVGMSPAGVYVHYRSKEELLYRICLIGHRHSLVALRAAAARSGDPVTQLRDVIGEFAAWHALFHTPARVISYELNHLEPAHLTEITALRHEMDLVVRATLEHGVQEGVFDVPDIPGTGLALLSLTVDVARWYRTSGRRAPEDIGALYADLAVRMVQAR is encoded by the coding sequence ATGGACACCACCGCCGCCGACCTCGACGAGGTCGAGATGCTGGAGCGCGCGTGGCACGACGTCACCCCCGCGCCCGCCCGGCGGCTGCTCATCGCCGCCGTGCAGGCGTTCGGCGAGCGCGGGTATCACGCCACGACCACCCGTGACATCGCCAACCGGGTGGGGATGAGCCCGGCCGGGGTGTACGTGCACTACCGGTCCAAGGAGGAGCTGCTCTACCGGATCTGCCTGATCGGGCACCGGCACTCGCTGGTCGCGCTGCGCGCGGCGGCGGCGCGCAGCGGTGACCCGGTGACGCAGCTGCGCGACGTGATCGGGGAGTTCGCCGCCTGGCACGCGCTGTTCCACACACCGGCGCGGGTGATCTCGTACGAGCTGAACCACCTGGAGCCGGCCCACCTGACCGAGATCACCGCGCTGCGGCACGAGATGGACCTGGTGGTGCGCGCGACTCTGGAGCACGGGGTGCAGGAGGGCGTGTTCGACGTGCCCGACATCCCGGGGACCGGCCTGGCGCTGCTGTCGCTGACCGTGGACGTGGCCCGCTGGTATCGCACCTCCGGCCGCCGCGCGCCCGAGGACATCGGAGCGCTGTACGCCGACCTCGCCGTGCGTATGGTCCAGGCCCGCTGA